A genomic window from Triticum urartu cultivar G1812 chromosome 7, Tu2.1, whole genome shotgun sequence includes:
- the LOC125523149 gene encoding uncharacterized protein LOC125523149 has translation MAPPQPPLASIPIPDDLLEEIFLRLPTPDALARASAACTSFRRVIKGCAFRRRFRGLHRPPLLGFMDAAGFHHAQAPHPSAPLAGALAPRAADFSFVPAVVSSCSYYVPPGVQDDGEGPRWRPRDVRGGRVLLDWISLHPRTVRICCYHEDDAEVSILMDVNELTPRDRPTWTERERCNAADFHLAVCDPLSSRYVLLPTIPEDLAAQPQDSLWEFEPVLAPNTSENGEEEPFKVICIAKYQTKLVLFVFPSTTMQWCMVESPVLPSLDQMSCFDCVRGRFYWTEPYTWSDHLMVLDTCTMRFSTVDLLTGYHQELRDLHHQNSYRGRPNSVVTGREGTLEMFSLVRENGYFALYHTSLQNNSQEWKLEKVISLPGQYHDYSISTVGAAEGFLFFQGAPKGIRIENVDCYSMEVKTYEITKVCTRMEQFLNRKRALPCFSFPPLLLEPTI, from the coding sequence ATggcgccgccgcagccgccgctgGCCTCCATCCCCATCCCCGACGACCTCCTGGAGGAGATCTTCCTCCGCCTGCCCACCCCGGACGCGCTCgcccgcgcctccgccgcctgcacctccttccgtcgCGTCATCAAAGGCTGCGCCTTCCGCCGCCGCTTCCGCGGGCTGCACCGGCCTCCGCTCCTCGGCTTCATGGACGCGGCCGGATTCCACCACGCCCAGGCGCCGCACCCCTCCGCCCCGCTCGCCGGCGCCCTCGCCCCCCGCGCCGCCGATTTCTCCTTCGTCCCGGCCGTCGTTTCTTCTTGCTCCTACTACGTCCCGCCGGGCGTCCAAGACGACGGGGAAGGCCCCCGCTGGCGCCCCCGCGACGTCCGCGGCGGCCGCGTCCTCCTCGATTGGATCTCCCTCCACCCCCGCACCGTGCGCATTTGTTGCTACCACGAAGACGACGCCGAAGTAAGCATCCTCATGGACGTTAATGAGCTCACCCCGCGTGACCGCCCCACGTGGACCGAACGGGAGCGGTGCAACGCCGCCGACTTCCACCTCGCCGTCTGCGACCCCCTGTCCAGCAGATACGTGCTGCTTCCAACCATACCTGAAGACCTCGCCGCCCAGCCGCAAGATTCTCTTTGGGAGTTCGAGCCTGTACTTGCTCCAAACACCAGCGAGAATGGGGAGGAGGAACCCTTCAAGGTGATATGCATAGCAAAATACCAGACCAAGCTCGTCCTCTTTGTCTTCCCGTCCACAACTATGCAATGGTGTATGGTGGAGTCTCCTGTCCTCCCTTCTTTGGATCAGATGTCCTGTTTTGACTGTGTGCGCGGTCGCTTCTACTGGACAGAACCTTATACTTGGAGCGACCATTTGATGGTGCTGGACACGTGCACCATGAGGTTTTCCACTGTCGATCTTCTCACCGGTTACCATCAGGAGCTCAGAGATCTGCACCACCAGAACTCTTATCGTGGACGTCCGAATTCAGTTGTTACGGGTAGGGAAGGAACCCTTGAGATGTTTTCTCTTGTCCGTGAGAATGGCTACTTTGCTCTCTACCATACCTCTCTACAGAATAATTCCCAAGAATGGAAGCTCGAGAAGGTCATAAGCCTGCCAGGGCAGTATCATGACTATTCCATTTCCACAGTGGGTGCAGCTGAGGGATTCTTGTTCTTCCAAGGCGCTCCAAAAGGTATTCGTATTGAGAATGTGGATTGTTACTCAATGGAGGTCAAGACTTATGAAATTACCAAAGTCTGTACAAGGATGGAGCAGTTCCTCAATCGCAAACGTGCTCTCCCCTGCTTTAGCTTCCCGCCGCTGTTATTGGAACCAACTATCTGA